From the genome of Bacteroides sp. MSB163, one region includes:
- a CDS encoding glycoside hydrolase family 130 protein, with protein sequence MDSKIIIPWEERPEGCSDVMWRYSKNPVIGRYHIPSSNSIFNSAVVPFGDGFAGVFRCDNKSVQMNIFAGFSKDGINWEINHEPISFKAGNTEMIESEYKYDPRVTWIEDRYWITWCNGYHGPTIGIGYTFDFKEFFQCENAFLPFNRNGVLFPQKIDGKYAMLSRPSDNGHTPFGDIYISYSPDMKYWGEHRCVMKVTPFPESAWQCTKIGAGSVPFLTEEGWLIFYHGVITTCNGFRYSMGAAILDKENPDKVLYRTRPYLLAPAAPYELQGDVPNVVFPCASLQDGDKVAVYYGAADTVVGMAFGYISEIIEFTKKNSIV encoded by the coding sequence ATGGACAGTAAAATTATAATACCTTGGGAAGAACGTCCTGAAGGTTGCTCAGATGTCATGTGGCGCTATTCTAAGAACCCGGTTATCGGGCGTTACCACATTCCGAGTTCCAACAGTATTTTCAACAGTGCGGTAGTTCCGTTCGGAGACGGGTTTGCCGGTGTGTTCCGTTGTGACAATAAGTCGGTGCAGATGAATATCTTTGCAGGCTTTAGTAAAGACGGAATCAATTGGGAGATAAATCACGAGCCCATCAGCTTTAAGGCGGGGAATACGGAGATGATAGAGTCCGAGTATAAATATGATCCGCGTGTCACTTGGATTGAAGATCGTTATTGGATTACTTGGTGCAATGGTTACCACGGACCTACAATTGGTATCGGTTATACATTCGACTTCAAAGAATTCTTCCAGTGCGAAAATGCCTTTTTGCCTTTTAACCGCAACGGGGTACTTTTTCCGCAGAAGATAGATGGTAAATATGCTATGTTGAGTCGTCCGAGCGACAACGGTCATACACCGTTTGGAGATATTTACATCAGTTACAGTCCGGATATGAAATATTGGGGGGAACATCGTTGTGTGATGAAAGTTACTCCTTTCCCCGAAAGTGCATGGCAGTGTACGAAGATAGGGGCAGGTTCTGTTCCGTTCCTTACTGAAGAGGGCTGGTTGATATTCTATCATGGAGTTATTACTACCTGCAACGGTTTCCGCTATTCCATGGGAGCGGCTATTCTTGATAAAGAGAATCCAGACAAAGTGTTATATCGTACCCGCCCGTATCTGCTTGCACCTGCTGCTCCTTATGAATTGCAGGGAGATGTGCCCAATGTAGTATTCCCTTGTGCCTCTTTGCAGGATGGAGATAAAGTAGCTGTGTATTATGGCGCTGCCGATACAGTTGTTGGCATGGCCTTTGGTTATATTTCGGAAATCATAGAATTTACGAAGAAAAACAGCATTGTATAG